A single window of Grus americana isolate bGruAme1 chromosome 10, bGruAme1.mat, whole genome shotgun sequence DNA harbors:
- the LINGO1 gene encoding leucine-rich repeat and immunoglobulin-like domain-containing nogo receptor-interacting protein 1 isoform X1 produces MQVRDRMVAGEASMRSPILACWQPILLLMLGSILSGSATGCPPRCECSAQERAVLCHRKRFMVVPEGIPIETRLLDLGKNRIKTLNQDEFANYPHLEELELNENIISAIEPGAFNNLFNLRTLGLRSNRLKLIPLGVFTGLSNLTKLDISENKIVILLDYMFQDLYNLKSLEVGDNDLVYISHRAFSGLNSLEQLTLEKCNLTSIPTEALSHLHGLIVLRLRHLNINTIRDYSFKRLYRLKVLEISHWPYLDTMTSNCLYGLNLTSLSITHCNLTSIPYVSVRHLVYLRFLNLSYNPIVTIEGSMLHDLLRLQEIQLVGGQLTTVEPFAFRGLNYLRILNVSGNLLTTLEESAFHSVGNLETLILDNNPLACDCRLLWVFRRRWRLNFNKQQPTCSTPEFVQGKEFKDFPDVLLPNYFTCRRARIRDRKPQQIFVDEGHTVHFVCRADGDPPPTIMWLSPRKHLISTKTNGRLTVFPDGTLEVRYAQIQDNGTYLCIASNAGGNDTMLAHLHVRSYSPDWPHQPNKTFAFISNQPNESDANSTRATVPFPFDIKTLIIATTMGFISFLGVVLFCLVLLFLWSRGKGNTKHNIEIEYVPRKSDAGISSADAPRKFNMKMI; encoded by the exons ATGCAG GTGAGAGATAGGATGGTAGCTGGGGAGGCGAGTATGCGCAGCCCAATCCTGGCCTGCTGGCAGCCGATTCTCCTCCTGATGCTGGGATCCATCCTGTCCGGCTCCGCCACGGGCTGCCCCCCGCGCTGCGAGTGCTCTGCCCAGGAGCGGGCCGTCCTGTGCCACCGGAAGCGATTCATGGTCGTGCCGGAGGGGATCCCGATCGAGACCAGGCTTCTGGACTTGGGCAAGAACCGCATCAAGACGCTCAACCAGGATGAATTTGCCAACTACCCTCacctggaggagctggagctaAATGAGAACATTATCAGTGCCATTGAACCTGGGGCTTTCAACAACCTCTTCAACCTCAGGACGCTGGGGCTCAGGAGTAACAGACTCAAGCTGATCCCCTTGGGGGTGTTTACCGGACTCAGCAACCTTACCAAGCTAGACATTAGTGAGAACAAAATTGTGATACTCCTAGACTACATGTTCCAGGACTTGTACAACCTGAAGTCTCTGGAGGTGGGGGACAACGACCTCGTCTACATCTCCCACCGGGCCTTTAGCGGCCTCAacagcctggagcagctgaCCCTGGAGAAATGCAACCTGACCTCCATCCCCACGGAGGCCCTGTCTCACCTTCATGGCTTGATCGTGCTGCGGCTGCGCCATCTGAACATCAACACCATCCGGGATTACTCATTCAAGAGGCTGTACCGGCTCAAGGTCCTTGAGATCTCACACTGGCCCTACCTGGATACTATGACGTCCAACTGCCTCTACGGGTTGAACCTGACTTCCTTGTCCATCACCCACTGCAACCTGACGTCCATCCCGTATGTGTCGGTGAGGCACTTGGTTTACCTCCGGTTCCTGAACCTGTCCTACAACCCCATTGTCACCATCGAGGGCTCCATGCTCCATGACCtgctcaggctgcaggagaTCCAGCTGGTGGGAGGGCAGCTCACCACGGTCGAGCCCTTTGCCTTCCGCGGCCTCAATTACCTGCGCATCCTGAACGTGTCGGGGAATTTGCTGACCACCCTGGAGGAGTCGGCCTTCCACTCGGTGGGCAACCTGGAGACCCTCATCCTCGACAACAACCCCTTAGCCTGCGACTGTCGGCTGCTCTGGGTTTTCCGGCGGCGATGGAGGTTGAACTTCAACAAGCAGCAGCCCACCTGCTCCACCCCCGAGTTCGTCCAGGGCAAGGAGTTCAAAGACTTCCCCGACGTCCTCCTGCCCAACTACTTCACCTGCCGCCGAGCACGGATACGGGACCGCAAACCTCAGCAGATCTTCGTGGACGAAGGCCACACGGTCCATTTTGTCTGCCGGGCAGATGGGGACCCGCCCCCCACCATCATGTGGCTCTCTCCCCGGAAGCACCTCATCTCTACCAAAACCAACGGGCGGCTCACTGTCTTCCCTGACGGCACGCTGGAGGTGCGCTACGCCCAGATCCAGGACAATGGCACCTACCTATGCATCGCCAGCAACGCGGGTGGCAACGACACCATGCTGGCCCACCTGCACGTGCGCAGCTACTCCCCAGACTGGCCCCACCAGCCCAACAAGACCTTCGCGTTCATCTCCAACCAGCCCAACGAGAGCGATGCCAACAGCACGCGCGCCACCGTGCCTTTCCCCTTTGACATCAAGACTCTCATCATCGCCACCACCATGGGCTTCATTTCCTTCCTGGGCGTCGTGCTCTTCTGTCTGGTGCTCCTCTTCCTGTGGAGCCGGGGGAAAGGCAACACTAAGCACAACATTGAAATCGAGTACGTGCCGCGCAAGTCCGACGCGGGCATCAGCTCTGCCGACGCGCCGCGCAAGTTCAACATGAAAATGATTTAA
- the LINGO1 gene encoding leucine-rich repeat and immunoglobulin-like domain-containing nogo receptor-interacting protein 1 isoform X2, which produces MVAGEASMRSPILACWQPILLLMLGSILSGSATGCPPRCECSAQERAVLCHRKRFMVVPEGIPIETRLLDLGKNRIKTLNQDEFANYPHLEELELNENIISAIEPGAFNNLFNLRTLGLRSNRLKLIPLGVFTGLSNLTKLDISENKIVILLDYMFQDLYNLKSLEVGDNDLVYISHRAFSGLNSLEQLTLEKCNLTSIPTEALSHLHGLIVLRLRHLNINTIRDYSFKRLYRLKVLEISHWPYLDTMTSNCLYGLNLTSLSITHCNLTSIPYVSVRHLVYLRFLNLSYNPIVTIEGSMLHDLLRLQEIQLVGGQLTTVEPFAFRGLNYLRILNVSGNLLTTLEESAFHSVGNLETLILDNNPLACDCRLLWVFRRRWRLNFNKQQPTCSTPEFVQGKEFKDFPDVLLPNYFTCRRARIRDRKPQQIFVDEGHTVHFVCRADGDPPPTIMWLSPRKHLISTKTNGRLTVFPDGTLEVRYAQIQDNGTYLCIASNAGGNDTMLAHLHVRSYSPDWPHQPNKTFAFISNQPNESDANSTRATVPFPFDIKTLIIATTMGFISFLGVVLFCLVLLFLWSRGKGNTKHNIEIEYVPRKSDAGISSADAPRKFNMKMI; this is translated from the coding sequence ATGGTAGCTGGGGAGGCGAGTATGCGCAGCCCAATCCTGGCCTGCTGGCAGCCGATTCTCCTCCTGATGCTGGGATCCATCCTGTCCGGCTCCGCCACGGGCTGCCCCCCGCGCTGCGAGTGCTCTGCCCAGGAGCGGGCCGTCCTGTGCCACCGGAAGCGATTCATGGTCGTGCCGGAGGGGATCCCGATCGAGACCAGGCTTCTGGACTTGGGCAAGAACCGCATCAAGACGCTCAACCAGGATGAATTTGCCAACTACCCTCacctggaggagctggagctaAATGAGAACATTATCAGTGCCATTGAACCTGGGGCTTTCAACAACCTCTTCAACCTCAGGACGCTGGGGCTCAGGAGTAACAGACTCAAGCTGATCCCCTTGGGGGTGTTTACCGGACTCAGCAACCTTACCAAGCTAGACATTAGTGAGAACAAAATTGTGATACTCCTAGACTACATGTTCCAGGACTTGTACAACCTGAAGTCTCTGGAGGTGGGGGACAACGACCTCGTCTACATCTCCCACCGGGCCTTTAGCGGCCTCAacagcctggagcagctgaCCCTGGAGAAATGCAACCTGACCTCCATCCCCACGGAGGCCCTGTCTCACCTTCATGGCTTGATCGTGCTGCGGCTGCGCCATCTGAACATCAACACCATCCGGGATTACTCATTCAAGAGGCTGTACCGGCTCAAGGTCCTTGAGATCTCACACTGGCCCTACCTGGATACTATGACGTCCAACTGCCTCTACGGGTTGAACCTGACTTCCTTGTCCATCACCCACTGCAACCTGACGTCCATCCCGTATGTGTCGGTGAGGCACTTGGTTTACCTCCGGTTCCTGAACCTGTCCTACAACCCCATTGTCACCATCGAGGGCTCCATGCTCCATGACCtgctcaggctgcaggagaTCCAGCTGGTGGGAGGGCAGCTCACCACGGTCGAGCCCTTTGCCTTCCGCGGCCTCAATTACCTGCGCATCCTGAACGTGTCGGGGAATTTGCTGACCACCCTGGAGGAGTCGGCCTTCCACTCGGTGGGCAACCTGGAGACCCTCATCCTCGACAACAACCCCTTAGCCTGCGACTGTCGGCTGCTCTGGGTTTTCCGGCGGCGATGGAGGTTGAACTTCAACAAGCAGCAGCCCACCTGCTCCACCCCCGAGTTCGTCCAGGGCAAGGAGTTCAAAGACTTCCCCGACGTCCTCCTGCCCAACTACTTCACCTGCCGCCGAGCACGGATACGGGACCGCAAACCTCAGCAGATCTTCGTGGACGAAGGCCACACGGTCCATTTTGTCTGCCGGGCAGATGGGGACCCGCCCCCCACCATCATGTGGCTCTCTCCCCGGAAGCACCTCATCTCTACCAAAACCAACGGGCGGCTCACTGTCTTCCCTGACGGCACGCTGGAGGTGCGCTACGCCCAGATCCAGGACAATGGCACCTACCTATGCATCGCCAGCAACGCGGGTGGCAACGACACCATGCTGGCCCACCTGCACGTGCGCAGCTACTCCCCAGACTGGCCCCACCAGCCCAACAAGACCTTCGCGTTCATCTCCAACCAGCCCAACGAGAGCGATGCCAACAGCACGCGCGCCACCGTGCCTTTCCCCTTTGACATCAAGACTCTCATCATCGCCACCACCATGGGCTTCATTTCCTTCCTGGGCGTCGTGCTCTTCTGTCTGGTGCTCCTCTTCCTGTGGAGCCGGGGGAAAGGCAACACTAAGCACAACATTGAAATCGAGTACGTGCCGCGCAAGTCCGACGCGGGCATCAGCTCTGCCGACGCGCCGCGCAAGTTCAACATGAAAATGATTTAA